acgacttggcaaaaataGTAAAAGTTAATATTGGCGCCATATATAACtggatgaaaataatgaatgacgttcatGGTACCATGATCCTCAAGCAAGGTTAATCGTAAACAAGCTCTAAGCTCCGATGCTggatctacatgtgtgaccttcgctagaTCCGCCGTCAGTGCAAAAGGTTCCTTTTTTTGATGGCTAAAGTCTTAAGGTTGCAATCACACGGGTCATTCTGAGCGCGGGTTTCAAATTCTGAcgtggatgttttagcgtcaacgcaggttggagcggaagttacagGCTTGAAGATAGGACAaccaggcaacgtgagcactggtccatgggatggtacgagcTTAATGAGTGAATTAACCGGCACAGGCCTTTGCTGGCCTTCACGCACACGGTCAGgttgggtggtatttgcgctaccactaggGGAGTCCAGGGTGAGATAATGAATGGTATTTTCTCTGGGACGCACAGTCATCGGCAGTAAAGCCAAAGTAGGTTGAGGGTGATCAAAAGCTGGCTTAAGGATTGGAAATGAGGACGAGGCAGGAGGGACTGACACAAAGTTACTAATCGTGTGCCATGTTGGCAGCATAGTAGTTTTTAGTAGAAAGTTTAACAGGTTAAATTGATGCAAAATTATGAGCATTGTGCAAGACATTAGAAGTATCAAATAGGGGACTGTTAATGGCATTTACAACGGGACATGCTACTGAGGGTGTCATCCtagaagaagaacaagactgaatgggtttaattattaaattaagATGAGCCCTTAGGCTAtcaaaagcaatctcaattttccCTGAATAGGCAGCAAGCACGGAATAATTCaatttaacaataggatggtcgtaatgacatctccaaaaattcttgtaattacagAGTTCATCTCTCACTTTACCAATTAGAGTTTTAAAATGTCCcatggcttcaggacccatgttaggAAAATCTACTTAAgtaagagcatgaagtgctaagtatgcgtcctcacaaacaaagttgAAAgttaactcctgttccttaagccgagTGTTAATCTCCCCTgggctgagcgtttccgccttaggcgttggAGGGAATTTACATTacaagtgaagtccgccatcttggaatgaccacgtttgatgaacggatttgGTCAAGCAAAACAAAGGGTAAATATGAATATTCGAAGGAACGTGAACATGAAACTATACACATTTACAAGTGAgataatcaaatattaaaaattaCTCATAAcgggaggaaaatggttaaatgacaAACAAATTTTAATCAACAAAATTACTTCGAAATTCAAACTGACCGGTCCcagcaaagcagacgatgcccaggtcatgTGACGTTAAACATTTTACTAAATTGAATTATATATTCACAGGGCAATAAATTGGGGATACAACTATTCATGAAGAGCATTAAACATTGTCAAAAAGCACATGAGCTTATGAGACAAAAagtaaagttaaaagttaaaataacaggtcaagGCTGACATTACTGTTGTGACGGTTTCACAATTGCGTGTGCGctgaggcgaccactgaactattcaaatggTAAATAGGCACACGAGGCAACAACTTAACTGTTAAAGAGCACTCTCgtagaggctaaacaaatataagatTTCCCTCACGcataggtaaaacaaaaatatcctcgctaaaggacaaaaaacaaaaatatcctcgctaaaggacaaaaacaaaaatatcctctctaaaggacaaaaacaaaaatatcctcactaaaagaaaattaaatagaactaCACGCAATAAGTTACATATGGTAgacaacaattacgcaccctttagtttgggttgtaaacaagatccgccatctcgaaacaaacacgtggaatgaaacggacttggtgaaattaagtttctacgctacttgtaagaaaacttaaaattacggtgtgccaattcgctctttaggacaaggacatgtgctaggtatatgAGGAACGTTAGTTAAaaaagttagggaaggtaaacgacacaaaggaaggtagcccaaggtacaaaatgttacaaattagatgttaaattaacaaaattagttgacagaacgagtacaccagtgctctcgttgagcagtaaacacgggcgtctgaacaacacaaAAACCTTAGATCAAGCAGTTTAGAACTTTCTATTTATAAGCGGAACTGGTTacatagttctttccttaaacacgaggtcgatacaaaaagatcataatgactacAAATCTTTCTTCCCAATAaaagtctgggctttacacattcgacaaagtggctggtgcgtgtgggtaagtggtATAGCGAGTAACTGTATGCccaatcaagctgattaattatgttaacgcttcataagtcaaaggcaaaagatccggttcgaaggatcaCTCATGTagagatttttttatttaaatgtcgagtgggaacttgttgatccaggaaagtctccctatgtcAGTTCCTAGAAGATCAACTGGAAGGGATAAGGAGCATAATCgttcagggcacaaacaccctgtggTGAAACTAAAACAAATTTTTAGGGCCACATTCGGTATGACTTCATTCAACCTTAAGCCCTCCTGCACTAACTTTGAATGAGACCAAGTTACAGGGCTGAGGAGTTTACTGACTTACTTAAATTTACCACGAAGTCAAGAAACATTGTATTTTTGTTCAACAAAAGTGCAGTTAAGAAACAatcaactatatttcctgcaccaattctttttgggtgatgccacacgggttcacaaagacacaTTTAAAAGTTTAACACATAAAATTAACATTTAAAGAACACAACAATCATACAAGTTATATTAAGAAGCAAGAAAACTAACACATTactacaaaatttaacaaaaccttACGTTACTTCGATAGAAATGAACTTAAATAGCAAAACAGGATTCCAGAATATTCTTATGAAGAAGTTACTGCAATGGCTACGAAAATTCACGAGGTGATGGGGCTGGATTCTACAAGAACTTCTTCTATTACTTGCCTTCGTGGAGTCAACTGCTCAATGAGCCAATGAGGCCGAGCAGCCGAGCTTCACCTTTCCACCCCGGAAGAAAACTCGGAAGGAGTATATGGCATAATACAGATGTCacatctacaaaattacagggttacgtaacaaacatcaatttaaaaacaaacatcaagtgctctaatcgtaacccaacatacacaaaaaaagggtttcgtccagaaggcaagcttAACTTACTGGCATTGTGCCCTTACaactagaaaataatatatatggtctccacaggaagaagtttgacaacactgTAATGATACGTCATCTTATTTtatatagatggataaaatttgcaaaaatAAATGGTTTATTACTTTGAATATCAATGTACCAATTTATACCAACTCATTGCTATAGTTAatgtaataaaactacttctgtggagcaaaataatcatatatcaacgtattttcatagaaactgggaaataccccCAAAACAAGTATTCATAAAAACTAGGaaattttattcaaggggaataaatggcaatttttgacattctcccccaagaagaatcataGTTAGAAGTAGTTACAACTGCACCTAGAATTTAAATCAAATATACATTTAGAGTAaatccatagaaattaaatcctttctctcttgatcacagcgGATTGCTGCTGCACACCGAGGTCTAGTACCATTCAGAGGCACAATATCTGGCTCCTGAGTTACAACACTATCAAAGTCCCACTCAGGTAATTCCAGAAGTATGAGCTTTGTGAttgatctcatgtatagtttattattcactCTCACTTCCACAGACCTAATCACACCATCAGACGATGGAAACAGCTGGGTAACTTTACCCAATGAGAGGAGGGATCTATAGCCTTTACCCAGATGATCTTCTAAGTCTACCATCACTATGTCCCCAACTTTCACATTTGCAGAAAGATTATTACTagagttattatgtctctctctgaaggacactaaatagtctcttttccaagagttctcaaatttTCTTAGCACTGATGATAATCTAAAATATTGTGCTCTAAGATCACTTGAACCCATGAAATCTGGGTCATTAGTTGCTAAATTGTTAAGAGGAGGGGAAATACAAACATTTCGCCCATAAAGTAACATGGAGGAAGTCAAAGCCTCACAGTCTCGATCAGAAGAGAGATAAGTCAGTGGTCGagaatttatcacagcttgaaactcAACAAGTAGAGTTCTCAACTCTTCAAAGGATACACGTTTGTGATACAAGGCCTTGGACAAACATCCCTTTAGAACACCAACTAGGCATTCATAAAAGCCTCCAGTCCAGGGGGCTCGCGGTGTAATGAACTTccaattaacaccatttccttcaaggtatgactttacctctggttcctccataatttcctgcaggaaattattaaatccaacaaaattccgaccattgtcagatataatcagactcggcagagaatAATATGCTACAAAGCGTCGAATAGCCAGTAGGAAATCGCAAGCAGTCctggaatgagtcaattcaaaatgaaccGACCTGCTCGTAGTGCATGTAAGTAGACATACAAGGACCTTCTCCTCCAAGCCAGTCTCATGATCAAAAACGTTAATAGCACCAGTACAATCAACTCCTACTGATTGGAAAGGTCTATCATATCTCACTCTTTCTATGGGTAATGATTGGGGAGGAGGCAAACACAACCGTTTCTTGgttaacttctgacacaaaacacaccTGGACAGAATTGATTTGATAACTTGTcgtgctttaggtacccaaaaggtttctctcaacaataccagtacagaattgacaTCACAATGGTGATgatgtctatgcaaatgttcaactatcaacactgttaaataacttctggaaggcaataacattgggcaccgagtatcataagacatggaagcgttttgcttctgttcaaggaggaTAAGTACtttcatttcgttaacaacaaacttagacCCTTTACTGCACTTATTAAGAAAAAGCAATATTAACCTCATGATACGTTTAGgcttacttaaattactgtaacgtggGATGTCAATTAATGGGGTTGGAGGGTGAacaaacttaggttctgaaagaatttcattaacatgcacGGTTTCTGTAGCTAAATATTGGGGATAATCACCAATTAAAAGCCCTTTAGGGCCATTCCACCATAAGGAATTTTGCActaaatctttactattactacctctggatagaatatcagctggattatccttagagggggtATACCGTAGAGGAAACTTGAATTCATTCatttcagtgactctgtttcgtacatagggaattttactattattgttcttcactCAAAAAATAGAAACCATGaagtcactccagagagtgcaagaactcacTCTTAATCatcattctgcattaatcttccagcaagtttcgcacccaaggacaaggctgtcaattccaatcgcggaatagtctgtttagagtttggtgccactttacacttactgaacagtaaattgcttacacttctcttggaatcagtcacataagcagcagctccatatgccttgttagaggcatcacaaaattcatgtaagtgggaacattcaggacGTACAACAAACCTAGGACActttaaactttctacatttctaaaacacttgTAAATTTCatcaaaccttgaacataatgattctggAAAAGTCATCCTACCCGTAGTCACTCCAcaaacatttaagaaaatatttacctttCAACTGTATTGGTaacaataatcctagaggatcaaacatccgagctactactgataaaacctttcgtttggttaaaggtcttttatgctcacaatttacttccttcagtgacatctcatcttgtgctagataccattctaaacccaaaacgtttactctttctttgaTAGCATTTATGGTTCTGTTAAACTCTGAATCATTACTaacccattcttgtagaggcatattagcaTCTTCAAGAATTGCATTaattactggatactcatccatcaagaccgacacatccttgtaagttttacgaaaattatctacatagaaattcttcatcagagatgatgcaaggTGTTATATATGCGAACGCACCCGCCTTAATGTAATAGAAGAACGCAACCGATTCTGCGCACTCCATAGCCATGCGCCAGTGTAAtaacttcaataaatattatgTACAAGTTAATCTACACTTGTTGTGGTTTATCAGTAACGTAAAGATGTAAGGTAACATGGTGTCAGGTGATAAGATAAGGACCCAAGATTCAAGAAAACTACAGAAAAGTGAAGGACAAAGCAGAGAAACCAAGATGTAAAGCTTCCAAAGTTGAGCGATCCCGGCAGAGACGAAATACGGACCGATGATGTCGCCGGAACAAGATGGCCATCCATGTATACAATAACGAACTGAGAGATTCGCCAAGGTTTTTGTAGTGGGTAAGCAAAGACAGTGACAGTTACTTTAGTCCAGCCTACATTGTTGCTTAAAATAGCCGTGTAATGCTgaagaaatttgacattttcaagtaaaaaaactGACGATTTTTGCCGGCCGTTTTCGACCTGGTTAAAGTTACAGGAGTGCCCCAGGTCCTGTCAGTGTAACTGTTATTATAAGGCCGTGTAGGATCAAAGAgagttgacaatttttttttcttttaagtaaatCCGCCGATGTCTTAAGAGTAACTGCCGAAGTTTTAAGAGAAACTTTGCCAATGTTTTTGAAAATTTTGCCGATGATTGTGTAAGTTTTTACTGGCATATAACGGGCTGGTGATCCCCAGCAAAGTTGTAATACACCAGTGGCTCTGCGTATATTAGGCTGATTTCTGAGGATCTTCCAGACAGCTCTACTAGACTATAATGACATAGCCAGTGTCCACTACAGTGACAGCGTCTACTACAGTGATAGTCACACACCCTACCCCAAGTGACCTGGAGCCTATAACAGTCTACTGACAGTGCTGGTGTTTTGACAATTTTTCTAGTGTGAATTTCTGGTTAATTAACATTTTGTTCTCCTAGTATTTTTATAGTAACCATGGCGACCGGGTTCCAGCATCCAAAGAGCTTCAATCCACCACAGGGCAGCAACCATGTCCAACCCTGGCAGGACTGGAAGGAAAAGTTTGACCTGTACCTCATCGCAGCGGAAAAGACGGCTGCTACCGACCCGGTCAAGATCGGTATGCTGAAGTATGCCATGGGTCCTGAGTGGATTAAAGTagcaaaaaattttacttttactgaAGCAGGAGATGACCAGAAATATGACATAGTCATTCAAAAATTCGATGAGTATTTCCAGCCAAAAAAGTTATTAAAGGCATATGTAACCAGATTCCACCAAAGGGTCCAGGGTCCCACAGAATCCTTAAATGAGTACATAGCAGCCGTTCGCGAGCTCGCCTCGCAGTGTGAATTCGGTGCTACAGTTGAATCTCAACTGTGGGAAGATGATTTATCAttaaatgacatatcaaaaaatGTAACCAGTATGACCAGTTGCAGGAGACAAGGCGCATAACCGGCGAGGCTCAGGTCAACGCAGTAGCGTTTGGACGAGGAGGCGGTAGGAGCCGTGGTCGACGAGGCCGCCAGGGATGCAGTCAGAGCCATGCGCCGTCTCAAGGTCGAGGTCAAGCCAACCAAGGTCAAAGTCGAGGTCAAGCCTACCAAGGTCAAATTTAAGGTCGAGGTAGAGGTAATTTACAAGGCAGAGGTCGAGGTAATTTTAGTAACAGTAACTGTGGTAATTGTGGTCGTGGTCATCCACCGCGCCAATGCCCTGCCTTTGGTCAGACTTGTAATGCGTGTGGCAGAAAAAATCACTTTGCAAGATGTTGTAGATCAAACAGTGTTAGGTATGCAGATGAGCAGCCACAAGATATGCAAATAAACTATGAGCAGTTTAGTGACACATTTAATACATTGAATGTTGGTTCAGCTGTTTACGCTAGTAATTCAGTATACATATCGCACCCTGAATTTTTAGTCGATTTACAGGTGCAAGGTTGTCAAACTATAAGGTTCCGTATTGATACAGCAGCAGCTACTTCTATTTTGGGTCGTAGGGCTTATAATAGTTTAAGTGTGAAACCCCCGCTGAAGCATGGTGGTCTTCCTGTAAAAGGTTTGTTTGGTAAACCAGAATGTCCAGAGGGAATTGTTTCACTACCAGTTAAGTACAAAGATGTTTTGTATAATATTGAGTGTCAGGTGTACAATGAAGATGTTCCTAATTTGTTATCTGTAGCAGACTCTGTACGTATGAACCTGGTGAAACgcatttttaatgttaatactactaATCTTTTGCTGCAGTATTCTGATGTCTTTAATGGTACAGGTAAAATCCCAGGTGATTACAGTCTCCAGATTGCCCCTGATGCCCAGCCTGTAGCCCTCAATGCCCGCCCCATACCCGCAGCACTAAGAGAACCTACAAAGACTAAACTCGATGAGCTTGAGAAGTTGGGAATCATTGTCAAAATTCCTGTCGGTGAGCCAACGCCGTGGTGTTCAGCGCTTCATGTAGTTCCTAAGAAGAAAAAAGACAGTgacaaagtaaatgaaaaagtgGAAGTCAGAGTAACTATTgatccacagcacctcaacagagCGCTAAAGCGTGAGTACCACCCGATCACAACGATAGAAGACGTCATGACAAGGACGGACGGGTCAAAGTTCTTCACAGTGCTCGACGCTAACCAAGGTTACTTCCAGATAGGCCTAGATCTTGCCAGCCAAAGGTTAACTGCATTCAACACACCATTTGGGAGGTACATGTATAAACGCCTGCCCATGGGAATCTCGTCAGCGCTCGAAATCTACCAGCGTGCCATGAACGACATGTTTTCAGATATTGACGGAGCTGAGATAGTAATGGACGATATCCTGGTgcatgcagcaaccaaagaaacccaTGACCAGCGATTGGAACAAGTGTTAAAGAGATGCAGAGAGAAAAATCTGAGACTAAACCGACAGAAAACCAAGCTGTGTGCCGAAGAAGTCACATACATCGGACACAGGCTTACGAAGGACGGCGTGAAAATTGATGTCTCGAAGGTTAAAGCAGTGACTGATATGCCGGAGCCGACATCTATCGCCAACGTCCAGACTCTACTAGGCATGGTAACGTACACATGTAAGTTCCTGCCAAACCTGTCAACTGTGACGGAACCGTTTAGGAACCTCATCAAAGAAAGCAATGATGAAGGCTTCAAATTCTACTTCAACGATGCGCATAGAGCCGCCTTCAAAACTCTCAAGGAGATGATGACGAGTGCTCCATTTTTGCGATACTACAGTTCAACAGAGCCCATAACGCTAAGCAGCGATGCGTCACAAGCCGGACTCGGTTCAGTTATTTTACAAGGAGGAAAGCCAGTCGCCTACACTTCCAAGGCCCTCACTGAGACCGAGGAGAACTACAGCCAGATAGAAAAAGAGATGCTAGCCATCATCTTAGGCTTCAAGAAATTCCACACTTATGTCTATGGAAGATCTGATGTCACAGTAGAAACTGATCACCTTCCATTAGTCAGAATTATGGACAAACCGCTACACCAACACTATGACTTCGACATCGTCGGAAAGTCAGGGAAAGACGTCCCAGTAGCGGATGCCCTCAGTCATGCCTTCTTGCCAGCAACGGATACAAGACTCCTAAACAGCGTCAATTATCAAGATGTATTTGCTATAGAAGTTAGAGGCCTGACAGCGTTCACCGAACCGAGGCAGAAGGAGTTGTGGGAGACGACAAAGAATGACAAAACACTACAAGAGCTCATAAAGGTGATAAAGCAAGGATGgccagaaaacagaaaaaatgtgCCTCCAGAAGTATGTCCATATTGGGACTCACGTGATGAGTTAGCTGtgatggatgagatcgtgttcaagGGCGACTGAGTGGTAATTCCTAAAACCATGCAGAATTTGATCTTGAAGATTATTCACGAGTCGCATCTTGGCATCGTCAAGTGTAAGCAGATAGCACGCGATATAGTCTACTGGCCAAGAATGAACAGTCAAATCGAAGACATGATCAGTAAGTGTGCCGACTGTCAAGAAAATCGCCGACTACAGCAGAAAGAGCCGATCATTACACATGCTATATCTACAAGGCCATGGCAGACGATAGCAGCTGATTTACTCCAATGCTGCGATCGAGACTTCCTCATAGTGACAGACTACTACAGTGATTCATAGGAGTGGAAGAATTACAGGGAAATACCCACAGCCAGGCAGTTATTGACAAATTATCAAAGATCTTCGCTGTGCATGGTATCCCAGAGAAGCTTTTAACAGACAACAGTCCTCAGTTCCGGAGTCACAAGTTCGCTGATTTCGTCCGAGACTGGAGTATTATCCACGAAACAACAAGTCCTCTCTCTACCATCAGTCCAATGGGAAAGTAGAAAAGTCCAATCAGACTGTTCgccacatgatggagaaagtcAATGGAGATCAAAGTAAGTTCTACTACAGTCTGCTGATGTTTGAAAATACACCCAATCCAGACACTTCCCCAGCCCAGAAGCTGATGTCCAGGAGAAAAGCGACAAAACTGCAAACTGCACCAGTACTGCTAAAGCCTAAAGTAGTACCAAGTACACAAGTTACAGGTAACATACAACAAAGACAACAGAAGTACCGGAAAAACTATAACAGGAACGCAAAGGCACTTCCATCACTGAAACCTGGTGATACGGTTTGTGTCAGAGATGGTAAACATTGGAGACCAGCACAACTAGCTCCAAACCAGCCCTCTCAGCCAAGATCACACAATGTGGAAACTGAAAATGGAAACATATGGAGAAAAAATAGACGTGACATTTTAAGGACGCAGGAGAAGAACATTTTCCATAGAGCTCAGAGAGACGTTGAGCCTGGTTCAAATAGTGCTGCTCCCCCTATCCCTCAAGATACACCTCAACCTGCTCCTAATCCAAATCCTAATGTCCAGGTTAGACAGGCCCCTAGACCTGCTCCAAGCCCCATTCCTCCAGGTCCCCAGGGTCTTCCACCAAGTTCTCCGCATGTTACGTCACGCTCTGGTCGTGTCTCAAGGATGCCTTCCAGGTATCAGGATTATCAGATGTAAGTCAGATAAAAATTGTTAGTGACTGATATCGA
This genomic stretch from Palaemon carinicauda isolate YSFRI2023 chromosome 21, ASM3689809v2, whole genome shotgun sequence harbors:
- the LOC137614818 gene encoding uncharacterized protein, which encodes MNEFKFPLRYTPSKDNPADILSRGSNSKDLVQNSLWWNGPKGLLIGDYPQYLATETVHVNEILSEPKFVHPPTPLIDIPRYSNLSKPKRIMRLILLFLNKCSKGSKFVVNEMKVLILLEQKQNASMSYDTRCPMLLPSRSYLTVLIVEHLHRHHHHCDVNSVLVLLRETFWVPKARQVIKSILSRCVLCQKLTKKRLCLPPPQSLPIERVRYDRPFQSVGVDCTGAINVFDHETGLEEKVLVCLLTCTTSRSVHFELTHSRTACDFLLAIRRFVAYYSLPSLIISDNGRNFVGFNNFLQEIMEEPEVKSYLEGNGVNWKFITPRAPWTGGFYECLVGVLKGCLSKALYHKRVSFEELRTLLVEFQAVINSRPLTYLSSDRDCEALTSSMLLYGRNVCISPPLNNLATNDPDFMGSSDLRAQYFRLSSVLRKFENSWKRDYLVSFRERHNNSSNNLSANVKVGDIVMVDLEDHLGKGYRSLLSLGKVTQLFPSSDGVIRSVEVRVNNKLYMRSITKLILLELPEWDFDSVVTQEPDIVPLNGTRPRCAAAIRCDQERKDLISMDLL